Proteins from one Bacillus thuringiensis genomic window:
- a CDS encoding restriction endonuclease subunit S → MSQNFVGIRCKNSLLPAFLKLYLESPISQFYFANHMAGSTVLNLPIKDVNNLPVPVLSIEEQEEFVRKYEEEAINIAKKIEELERLRK, encoded by the coding sequence ATGTCTCAAAACTTTGTTGGTATTCGTTGCAAGAATTCTTTGCTTCCAGCATTTTTAAAATTATATTTGGAATCACCAATTTCACAATTTTATTTTGCTAATCATATGGCAGGGTCTACGGTTCTCAACCTACCAATAAAAGATGTAAACAACCTTCCTGTGCCAGTATTATCTATTGAGGAACAAGAAGAGTTTGTTAGGAAATACGAAGAGGAAGCTATCAATATTGCTAAGAAGATAGAAGAATTAGAAAGACTTCGAAAATAA